From the genome of Halomonas sp. I5-271120, one region includes:
- the uvrY gene encoding UvrY/SirA/GacA family response regulator transcription factor, translating to MIKVLIADDHHLVRTSIAHLLDAENGIKVVGEAADGEDAVTLARQLRPDVVLMDIRMPGIGGLEATRKIAKTMNDCRVLVLTAFLEETFAQRLLDVGACGFIGKGAEPPEMVQAIRAVFDGKRYVSPAIAQRLVLSKLDSPENPFDNLSQRELQVAMMIVNCQRVSDISDSLFLSPKTVNTYRYRIFEKLGVHSDVELTHLGLRHGLVDGYQHDA from the coding sequence TTGATCAAGGTTCTCATCGCCGACGACCACCACCTGGTCAGAACCAGTATTGCCCATCTACTCGACGCAGAAAACGGCATCAAGGTGGTGGGTGAAGCAGCCGATGGCGAAGATGCTGTGACGCTGGCTCGCCAGCTTCGGCCCGATGTCGTGCTGATGGATATCCGCATGCCGGGCATCGGCGGCCTGGAAGCGACGCGCAAGATTGCCAAGACCATGAACGACTGTCGCGTTCTGGTGCTGACGGCCTTCCTCGAGGAAACTTTTGCCCAGCGCTTGCTGGATGTGGGCGCCTGCGGCTTTATCGGCAAGGGCGCCGAGCCACCGGAAATGGTTCAGGCCATCCGTGCCGTATTCGACGGCAAGCGCTACGTCAGCCCAGCCATTGCCCAGCGCCTGGTGCTGTCCAAGCTCGACTCCCCGGAAAACCCCTTCGACAATCTGTCGCAACGCGAGCTGCAGGTGGCGATGATGATCGTCAACTGCCAGAGGGTCAGCGACATCTCGGACAGCCTTTTCCTGAGCCCCAAGACCGTCAACACCTACCGCTACCGCATTTTCGAGAAACTCGGCGTGCACTCGGACGTCGAGCTGACCCACCTGGGCCTGCGCCACGGACTGGTGGACGGCTACCAGCACGACGCCTGA
- the uvrC gene encoding excinuclease ABC subunit UvrC, which produces MTFDAKHFLKTISQSPGVYRMFDAKGDTLYIGKAKRLNARLASYFRGALNTKTQALVVRIADIQVTVTHSETEALLLEQTLIKELRPPYNILLRDDKSYPFVFVSDRHPYPALEYKRARSRRDDGRYLGPYPSSGAVRETLSLMQKIFRIRNCEDSVFSHRTRPCLQYQIQRCSAPCVDYISEEDYRRDLEHAVMCLQGKSEQVTEQLTRQMEAASESLAFEEAARLRDQVQQLRSLQRQQYVDTDGGDADIFALAQRPGALCVSVLTVREGRMLGARHHTPDNGLDLGPEALLTEFISQYYLGQVHEPVAEIITSHPLADAELLQGVLSEQAGRQVRLTHRVRGHRAQWQQLAQTNAEQHLATQLANQTQLAKRFEALRDALGLAEVPKRLECFDISHSHGEATVASCVVFDHDGPVKSDYRRFNIEGVAAGDDYAAMQQALTRRFKRLAEGEGKRPDLLFVDGGKGQLNMAREVFTELGVTGVGLIGVAKGTTRKPGLETLFVETIDHSLSLEGSSPALHLVQHIRDESHRFAIAGHRARRDKVRRTSTLQEIPGVGPKRRRELLRFFGGLQGVRQASREELARVPGISDSMAKAIHQALHG; this is translated from the coding sequence ATGACCTTCGACGCCAAGCACTTCCTGAAGACCATCAGTCAATCACCCGGCGTCTATCGCATGTTCGACGCCAAGGGCGACACCCTCTATATCGGCAAGGCCAAACGGCTCAACGCTCGCTTGGCGAGCTATTTCCGCGGCGCCCTCAACACCAAGACTCAGGCGCTGGTAGTCCGCATCGCCGATATCCAGGTGACCGTGACCCACAGCGAGACCGAGGCCTTACTGCTCGAGCAGACGCTGATCAAGGAACTGCGGCCGCCCTACAACATCCTGCTGCGCGACGACAAATCCTACCCCTTCGTCTTCGTCAGCGACCGCCATCCGTATCCTGCCCTCGAATACAAGCGCGCTCGCAGCCGTCGAGATGACGGCCGCTATCTAGGCCCCTATCCGAGCAGTGGCGCGGTGCGCGAGACCCTGTCGCTGATGCAGAAGATCTTCCGCATCCGCAACTGTGAGGACAGCGTCTTTTCCCATCGCACGCGCCCCTGCCTGCAGTATCAGATCCAGCGCTGCAGTGCGCCCTGCGTCGACTACATCAGCGAGGAAGACTACCGGCGTGACCTGGAGCATGCGGTGATGTGCCTTCAGGGCAAAAGCGAGCAGGTCACCGAACAGCTGACCCGTCAGATGGAGGCCGCCAGCGAATCGCTGGCGTTCGAGGAAGCGGCCCGGCTTCGCGATCAGGTCCAGCAGCTGCGCAGCCTGCAGCGCCAGCAATATGTCGACACCGACGGGGGTGACGCCGATATCTTCGCCCTGGCACAGCGCCCAGGAGCCCTTTGCGTCTCGGTGCTTACCGTGCGCGAGGGGCGCATGCTCGGCGCACGCCACCACACGCCTGACAACGGCCTCGACCTGGGCCCTGAGGCGCTGCTCACCGAGTTCATCAGCCAATACTACCTGGGCCAGGTCCATGAACCCGTCGCCGAGATCATCACCTCACATCCGCTGGCGGACGCCGAACTGCTGCAGGGCGTCCTGTCGGAACAGGCCGGCCGCCAGGTCCGTCTGACCCATCGCGTGCGCGGCCACCGCGCTCAATGGCAGCAGCTCGCTCAGACCAACGCCGAGCAGCACCTGGCCACCCAGTTGGCCAATCAGACGCAACTGGCCAAACGCTTCGAAGCGCTGCGCGATGCGCTCGGCCTGGCCGAGGTGCCCAAACGCCTGGAGTGCTTTGACATCAGCCACAGCCATGGCGAGGCCACCGTGGCCTCCTGCGTGGTGTTCGATCATGACGGCCCGGTGAAGTCCGACTACCGGCGCTTCAATATCGAAGGCGTGGCCGCCGGCGACGACTATGCCGCCATGCAGCAGGCGCTAACCCGGCGCTTCAAGCGCCTCGCTGAGGGTGAAGGCAAGCGTCCGGACCTGCTGTTCGTCGACGGTGGCAAGGGGCAGTTGAACATGGCCCGCGAGGTCTTCACCGAGCTCGGCGTGACCGGTGTAGGGCTGATCGGCGTGGCCAAGGGCACCACTCGCAAGCCCGGCCTCGAGACCCTGTTCGTCGAGACCATCGACCACAGCCTGAGCCTCGAAGGCAGTTCACCGGCCCTGCACCTGGTTCAGCATATCCGCGACGAATCTCACCGCTTCGCGATCGCCGGCCATCGGGCGCGCCGCGACAAGGTCAGGCGCACCTCGACCCTCCAGGAGATCCCCGGCGTGGGCCCCAAACGCCGCCGCGAGCTGCTTCGCTTCTTCGGCGGGCTTCAAGGGGTACGCCAGGCCAGCCGTGAAGAACTCGCCCGAGTTCCCGGTATCAGTGACAGCATGGCGAAGGCGATTCATCAGGCGCTGCATGGATGA
- a CDS encoding FUSC family protein, whose translation MPLPRLRDPYINYRNRHLLHVMRVTLALTITFAFIDIFKVPHASWALVSTVMVMGNLPHIGGVLDKGRQRLIGTVLGAAWGILITLAPNPPPLVVPIWTLAGIAAATYVTFKGRYGYSGLMFAISLLLVVGDGTQELGTALWRSFNVLVGTLIGILVTAFAMPQKATDVQRFLMAETLDKLARLYHAHTSSTGSPDLDTQPLLKSSSSLVIKQRGLVDAIHRERRLRREELDTIISLERRMLSTIELLLETHWTTRDGHDHIAAMEGLRDQQHRLARDLGTLAFQVRTGQPIDVELAPFDLERYATNARQATATSGRALFSPAGYLWLNRELARLTQELVDTLSELRRLPSQRLRKRAKHHVLTTHTTLPDDSNPQGPAS comes from the coding sequence ATGCCCCTTCCTCGCCTGCGCGACCCCTATATCAACTACCGCAATCGCCACCTGCTGCACGTGATGCGGGTCACCCTGGCGCTGACGATCACTTTCGCTTTCATCGATATCTTCAAGGTTCCCCACGCCAGCTGGGCGCTGGTCAGCACTGTGATGGTGATGGGCAACCTGCCCCATATCGGCGGCGTGCTCGATAAAGGCCGCCAGCGACTGATCGGCACCGTCCTGGGCGCCGCCTGGGGCATTCTCATTACACTAGCGCCCAACCCGCCACCTTTGGTGGTACCGATCTGGACGCTGGCCGGCATTGCCGCCGCTACCTACGTGACGTTCAAGGGCCGTTACGGCTACAGCGGCCTGATGTTCGCCATCAGCCTGTTACTGGTGGTCGGCGATGGCACGCAGGAGCTGGGTACGGCTCTATGGCGGTCGTTCAACGTGCTCGTCGGCACCCTGATCGGCATCCTGGTTACCGCCTTTGCCATGCCGCAGAAGGCCACCGACGTGCAGCGCTTCCTGATGGCCGAGACCCTCGACAAGCTGGCCCGGCTGTACCATGCCCACACCAGCTCTACCGGTTCTCCGGACCTCGATACTCAACCGCTGTTGAAGTCGTCGAGCAGCCTCGTCATCAAGCAGCGAGGCCTTGTCGATGCGATTCACCGCGAACGCCGCCTGAGGCGCGAAGAACTCGACACCATCATCTCTCTCGAGCGGCGGATGCTTTCGACCATCGAGCTGCTGCTCGAAACCCACTGGACGACCCGTGACGGCCATGATCATATCGCTGCCATGGAGGGACTGCGTGATCAGCAGCATCGCCTGGCTCGCGACCTGGGCACCCTGGCCTTCCAGGTGCGTACCGGCCAGCCTATCGACGTCGAGCTGGCCCCCTTCGATCTGGAGCGCTACGCAACCAATGCCCGCCAGGCCACGGCGACCAGCGGCCGAGCACTGTTCAGCCCGGCCGGCTACCTATGGCTCAACCGGGAGCTGGCCCGCCTCACCCAGGAACTGGTCGACACCCTCAGCGAACTGAGGCGCTTGCCCAGCCAGCGACTGCGCAAGCGGGCCAAGCATCACGTGCTGACCACGCACACGACCTTACCCGACGACAGCAACCCGCAAGGACCCGCCTCATGA
- a CDS encoding argininosuccinate synthase, translating to MSDVKKVVLAYSGGLDTSVIVKWLQETYDCEVVTFTADIGQGEEVEPARAKAEALGVKEIYIEDLREEYVRDYVYPMFRANTIYEGEYLLGTSIARPLIAKRLIDIANKTGADAISHGATGKGNDQVRFELGAYALKPGVKVIAPWREWDLNSREKLMAYCEQHDIPVDFSTSKKKSPYSMDANLLHISYEGGNLEDPWEEAEEDMWRWSVSPEAAPDTPTYIELTYERGDIVAIDGETLKPHEVLSKLNQLGGDNGIGRLDIVENRYVGMKSRGCYETPGGTIMLRAHRAIESLTLDREAAHLKDELMPKYAEVIYNGYWWSPERKMLQAAIDETQKDVSGVVRMKLYKGSATVVGRKSDQSLFDESIATFEDDAGAYDQKDAEGFIKLNALRLRIAAGKGRDQS from the coding sequence ATGTCCGATGTCAAGAAGGTCGTTCTCGCCTATTCCGGCGGCCTGGACACGTCCGTTATCGTCAAATGGTTGCAGGAGACCTACGACTGTGAGGTGGTGACCTTCACGGCCGACATCGGCCAGGGTGAGGAAGTCGAGCCGGCGCGCGCCAAGGCAGAGGCTCTCGGCGTCAAGGAAATCTACATCGAGGACCTGCGCGAAGAGTATGTGCGCGACTACGTCTATCCGATGTTCCGCGCCAACACCATTTACGAGGGTGAATACCTGCTGGGCACCTCCATCGCTCGCCCGCTGATCGCCAAGCGGTTGATCGATATCGCCAACAAGACCGGTGCCGACGCCATCTCGCACGGTGCGACCGGCAAGGGTAACGACCAGGTGCGCTTCGAGCTCGGCGCCTACGCGCTGAAGCCGGGCGTTAAGGTTATCGCGCCGTGGCGTGAGTGGGACCTCAACTCTCGCGAGAAGCTGATGGCCTACTGCGAGCAGCACGATATTCCGGTCGACTTCTCCACCAGCAAGAAGAAGTCTCCGTACTCCATGGACGCCAACCTGCTGCACATCTCCTATGAGGGCGGCAACCTCGAGGATCCGTGGGAAGAAGCAGAAGAAGACATGTGGCGCTGGAGCGTCTCTCCGGAGGCAGCGCCGGATACGCCGACCTACATCGAACTGACCTATGAGCGGGGCGATATCGTCGCCATCGACGGCGAGACCCTCAAACCGCACGAAGTTCTGTCCAAGCTCAACCAGCTGGGTGGCGACAACGGTATCGGCCGTCTCGACATCGTCGAGAACCGCTACGTGGGCATGAAATCCCGTGGCTGCTACGAAACACCGGGCGGCACCATCATGCTGCGTGCCCATCGCGCCATCGAGTCCCTGACCCTGGACCGCGAAGCGGCCCACCTCAAGGACGAGTTGATGCCCAAGTACGCCGAGGTCATCTACAACGGCTACTGGTGGAGCCCGGAGCGCAAGATGCTGCAGGCCGCCATTGACGAGACCCAGAAGGACGTCTCCGGCGTGGTTCGCATGAAGCTCTACAAGGGCAGCGCCACCGTCGTCGGCCGCAAGTCCGATCAGTCGCTGTTCGACGAGTCCATCGCAACCTTTGAAGACGACGCCGGCGCCTACGATCAGAAAGATGCCGAAGGTTTCATCAAGCTCAACGCTCTGCGCCTGCGCATCGCCGCCGGCAAAGGGCGCGACCAAAGCTGA
- the argF gene encoding ornithine carbamoyltransferase, which translates to MATRHFLTLLDLSPEELTHLVRRAITIKNGLKTHGPTYTPFANRTLAMIFEKSSTRTRVSFETAMAQFGGHALFLSPRDTQLGRGEPIGDTARVLSEMVDAVMIRTFAHSGLEEFAAASSVPVINALSDDYHPCQLLADVMTWSELRGNVRGKTAVWIGDGNNMCHSWINAARQFGFKLRICCPEGYDPDPTIVAAAGDQVSILRDPQAAVADADLVTTDVWASMGQEEEQAKREADFAGFQVTEAMLDLASRDVLFLHCLPAHRGEEISTTLLDDPRAVVWQEAGNRLHAQKALLEFLLLGRVES; encoded by the coding sequence ATGGCGACACGCCATTTCCTGACCCTGCTTGACCTCTCTCCCGAGGAACTGACGCACCTGGTGCGTCGTGCCATCACCATCAAGAATGGCCTCAAGACCCACGGCCCGACCTACACGCCGTTCGCCAACCGCACCCTGGCGATGATCTTCGAGAAGTCCTCGACCCGTACCCGGGTATCTTTCGAGACGGCCATGGCTCAGTTCGGCGGTCACGCCCTCTTCCTGTCCCCGCGTGATACCCAGTTGGGACGCGGCGAGCCGATCGGCGACACCGCACGCGTGCTCTCGGAAATGGTCGATGCGGTCATGATCCGCACCTTCGCCCATTCAGGGCTCGAGGAGTTCGCCGCCGCCAGCAGCGTGCCGGTCATCAACGCCCTGAGCGACGATTATCATCCCTGCCAGTTGCTGGCCGACGTCATGACATGGAGCGAGCTGCGCGGCAACGTGCGCGGCAAGACCGCGGTATGGATCGGCGACGGCAATAATATGTGCCATTCATGGATCAATGCCGCGCGCCAGTTCGGCTTCAAGCTGCGTATCTGCTGCCCCGAGGGCTATGATCCCGACCCGACGATTGTGGCCGCCGCTGGCGACCAAGTGAGCATCCTGCGCGACCCACAGGCGGCCGTCGCCGATGCCGACCTGGTCACGACCGACGTTTGGGCCTCGATGGGCCAGGAAGAAGAGCAGGCCAAGCGCGAGGCCGACTTCGCCGGCTTCCAGGTCACCGAAGCGATGCTCGATCTGGCATCCCGTGACGTGCTCTTCCTGCACTGCCTGCCGGCGCATCGCGGCGAAGAAATCAGCACCACCCTGCTTGATGATCCTCGTGCGGTGGTCTGGCAAGAAGCCGGCAACCGGCTGCACGCCCAAAAGGCCCTGCTGGAATTTCTGCTCTTGGGACGCGTTGAGAGCTGA
- a CDS encoding integration host factor subunit beta: MTKSELIEQIAMRQPELSVKDVEAAVRIILDDVTDALADGGRVEIRGFGSFSLHYREPRTGRNPKTGDPVELEGKFVPHFKPGKELREQVNASRALGY; this comes from the coding sequence ATGACCAAATCCGAGTTGATCGAACAGATAGCCATGCGACAGCCCGAGCTGTCAGTCAAGGATGTGGAAGCTGCTGTCCGCATCATTCTCGACGACGTCACCGATGCCCTGGCAGATGGCGGCCGCGTGGAGATCCGCGGCTTCGGCAGCTTCTCGTTGCACTATCGCGAACCCCGAACCGGGCGCAACCCCAAGACCGGCGATCCGGTCGAACTCGAGGGCAAATTCGTGCCTCACTTCAAGCCGGGCAAGGAACTTCGCGAACAGGTCAATGCCAGCAGAGCGCTGGGCTACTAG
- a CDS encoding succinate dehydrogenase assembly factor 2, which produces MNEQQTVDEIDRKRLYWHSRRGMWELDLLLIPFLEHRFDALDDADKQTYRDLIAEEDQDLFVWLMRREWPVDSQRRRVVQMIVDYAETTGNDQYRTL; this is translated from the coding sequence TTGAACGAACAGCAAACCGTCGATGAGATCGATCGCAAGCGGCTCTACTGGCACTCCCGTCGTGGTATGTGGGAGCTCGACCTGCTGTTGATCCCCTTCCTTGAGCACCGCTTCGATGCCCTGGATGATGCCGACAAGCAAACCTATCGCGATTTGATTGCCGAAGAAGATCAGGACCTTTTCGTGTGGCTGATGCGCCGCGAGTGGCCTGTGGATTCGCAGCGTCGCCGCGTGGTGCAGATGATTGTGGATTATGCCGAAACCACCGGTAACGATCAGTATCGTACCCTCTAG
- a CDS encoding protein YgfX, producing MPKPPVTISIVPSRLAVALHLGMALGALMVSMVYAPPWLSAAAALCLGIVLWGYVRRRRGGWQLRFVDQDATGGEGPLGAEWSDSGEWQVQPAGEAGWTRCSVGCGYLGPWLVGLTLAHESHWLWPDSLSKEDGRALRRLLVAGKADI from the coding sequence ATGCCGAAACCACCGGTAACGATCAGTATCGTACCCTCTAGACTGGCCGTTGCGCTCCATCTGGGCATGGCCCTGGGAGCCTTGATGGTGAGTATGGTCTATGCGCCGCCGTGGCTGTCCGCTGCGGCGGCGTTGTGTCTGGGGATAGTGCTGTGGGGCTATGTCCGCCGGCGGCGAGGAGGCTGGCAGCTACGCTTCGTGGATCAGGACGCAACCGGGGGAGAGGGGCCGCTAGGGGCAGAGTGGAGCGATAGCGGAGAGTGGCAGGTGCAGCCCGCCGGTGAGGCTGGCTGGACACGCTGCTCTGTGGGCTGTGGTTATCTCGGCCCCTGGTTGGTGGGGCTCACGCTGGCCCATGAGTCGCATTGGCTGTGGCCGGACAGTCTGAGCAAAGAAGATGGCCGCGCCCTGCGCAGGTTGCTGGTGGCGGGGAAGGCCGACATCTAA
- the pgsA gene encoding CDP-diacylglycerol--glycerol-3-phosphate 3-phosphatidyltransferase, with amino-acid sequence MNIPNILTLARIAFIPLLVVIFYLPYSWSMLLAAALFGLAAITDWLDGYLARRWNQSTPFGAFLDPVADKLMVAVALALLIERYDAAWLTLPALVIIGREIVISALREWMAEMGKRGTVAVSSIGKVKTTLQMVALLLLLGFPQDSLVAQLGTVTLYLAAALTLWSMQQYLRAAWPHLSRSM; translated from the coding sequence ATGAACATCCCCAACATTCTCACCCTCGCCAGAATCGCCTTCATTCCGCTGTTGGTGGTCATCTTCTACCTGCCTTATAGCTGGAGCATGTTGTTGGCGGCGGCGTTGTTCGGGCTGGCCGCTATCACCGACTGGCTCGACGGCTATCTGGCCAGACGCTGGAACCAGAGCACGCCCTTCGGCGCTTTCCTCGACCCGGTAGCCGACAAGCTAATGGTCGCTGTCGCCCTCGCCTTGTTGATCGAACGCTACGATGCAGCCTGGCTGACCCTACCGGCACTGGTGATCATCGGCCGTGAGATCGTCATTTCCGCCCTGCGTGAGTGGATGGCCGAAATGGGCAAACGGGGTACCGTGGCGGTGTCGTCGATCGGCAAGGTCAAGACCACGCTGCAAATGGTCGCCCTGCTGCTGCTGCTCGGCTTCCCTCAGGACAGCCTGGTCGCCCAACTGGGCACCGTCACCCTGTACCTGGCGGCGGCGCTGACGCTGTGGTCCATGCAGCAATATCTGCGCGCTGCCTGGCCTCACCTGTCACGCTCGATGTAG
- the rnt gene encoding ribonuclease T: protein MSEASAQGLMAQRFRSFLPVVVDLETGGFDAKGDAILEIAAVTLSMDPDGNLIPDATYAFHVTPFEGANVEQSALDFTGINLDDSLRKRVALSESEAMNEIFRPVRKAIKAHNCTRAVLVGHNAAFDHGFLNAAVNRCNIKRNPFHPFSSFDTASLSGLVYGQTVLARACRAAGIEFDNTEAHSARYDTERTAELFCSIVNRFKDLGGWNLAQREQGMDEL, encoded by the coding sequence ATGAGCGAGGCGAGCGCCCAAGGCCTGATGGCTCAGCGATTTCGCAGCTTTCTGCCGGTGGTGGTGGACCTGGAAACCGGCGGCTTTGACGCCAAGGGTGACGCGATCCTCGAGATCGCCGCCGTAACGCTGAGCATGGATCCGGACGGCAACCTAATTCCGGACGCGACCTATGCCTTCCATGTCACTCCCTTCGAGGGAGCAAATGTCGAGCAGTCGGCACTGGATTTCACCGGCATCAACCTCGATGACTCGCTGCGCAAGCGAGTAGCGCTGAGCGAGTCAGAGGCCATGAACGAGATATTCCGGCCCGTGCGCAAGGCGATCAAGGCCCACAACTGTACGCGCGCGGTGCTGGTCGGGCACAACGCAGCCTTCGATCACGGCTTCCTGAACGCCGCGGTCAACCGCTGCAATATCAAGCGCAACCCCTTCCACCCGTTCTCGAGCTTCGACACCGCCAGCCTGTCGGGACTGGTGTATGGTCAAACGGTGCTGGCAAGAGCCTGTCGCGCTGCCGGCATCGAGTTCGACAACACCGAGGCCCACTCGGCCCGCTATGATACCGAGCGGACCGCTGAGCTGTTCTGCTCGATCGTCAACCGCTTCAAGGACCTCGGCGGCTGGAACCTGGCTCAGCGCGAACAGGGCATGGACGAACTCTAG
- the grxD gene encoding Grx4 family monothiol glutaredoxin: MSTTVENIQQQISENAILIYMKGTPQLPQCGFSAQTVQALMSCGERFAFVNVLDNPDIRAELPKVASWPTFPQLWVEGELVGGCDIVVEMHQNGELETLVKAAAERAKANEESASE; this comes from the coding sequence ATGAGCACGACCGTTGAGAACATCCAGCAGCAGATTAGCGAAAACGCGATCCTGATCTACATGAAGGGCACACCCCAGCTTCCGCAATGCGGTTTCTCCGCCCAGACCGTTCAGGCTCTGATGTCCTGCGGCGAGCGCTTTGCCTTTGTCAACGTGCTCGACAACCCGGATATCCGTGCCGAACTGCCCAAGGTCGCCAGCTGGCCGACCTTCCCGCAGCTGTGGGTCGAGGGCGAGCTGGTCGGTGGCTGCGACATTGTCGTTGAAATGCACCAGAACGGTGAGCTCGAAACGCTGGTAAAAGCCGCCGCCGAGCGTGCCAAGGCCAACGAGGAAAGCGCCAGCGAATAA
- a CDS encoding HlyU family transcriptional regulator, with amino-acid sequence MLKKLFPGLFGAGESAKSREAEPVEYQGYLIASDPQDTGGQYRVSGFIRKPVAGGETLEHRFERSDVVSGREACDELMVRKAERFIDDVGDDMFKPR; translated from the coding sequence ATGCTGAAGAAACTCTTCCCCGGGCTCTTTGGGGCCGGAGAATCCGCCAAGTCCCGTGAGGCCGAACCGGTCGAGTATCAGGGGTATCTGATCGCGTCAGATCCCCAGGATACCGGCGGCCAGTATCGCGTCAGCGGCTTCATTCGCAAGCCGGTCGCCGGCGGCGAAACCCTCGAGCACCGCTTCGAGCGCTCTGACGTCGTCTCGGGTCGCGAGGCCTGCGACGAGCTGATGGTGCGCAAGGCCGAGCGCTTTATCGACGATGTCGGTGACGACATGTTCAAGCCGCGCTGA
- the nadB gene encoding L-aspartate oxidase, which yields MTRASHPQDVLILGGGAAGLALALELADSRPVTLLRPASDDHGASRWAQGGIAAVLSPQDNVEDHVQDTLIAGDGLCDEKAVRFTVEHGRGAIEWLLSLGVPFTLDAREDAPYPYHLTREGGHGARRIIHAADATGQALIETLLEHARRHPAITLRDDLGAISLLQDASGACRGARCLDRQGSIEDITAAETVLATGGASGLWRHTTSPLPACGEGMAMAAELGARLMNLEFQQFHPTCLYDPEGTPFLISEAVRGEGGILTTLDGHRFMPDIDSRAELAPRDIVARAIDAQMQETGASHVLLDISHLPATALQAHFPTIHAHCLGRGIDITRQPIPVVPAAHYSCGGVATDLDGRTGVEGLFAIGEVACTGLHGANRMASNSLLECLVFARAAAESLKATSPEPSEHASLSRQPELDVPADNRTEAPRQHIDRLFQRLRAIMSRRVGIVRDDAGLGHAENDIAGLITESRELCQTHAPALHLASLWHAVRLAGMTVQAAQGREESRGLHFNRDHSHQAPGKALASSVQLPAQWRN from the coding sequence ATGACGCGCGCTTCGCACCCGCAAGACGTTCTGATTCTCGGCGGCGGCGCGGCCGGCCTAGCCTTGGCACTCGAGCTGGCTGACAGTCGACCGGTTACTCTGCTGCGTCCAGCCAGCGACGATCACGGCGCCAGCCGCTGGGCCCAAGGAGGGATCGCCGCCGTGCTATCACCTCAGGACAACGTCGAAGACCATGTCCAGGACACCCTGATTGCCGGCGACGGCCTGTGTGACGAGAAGGCGGTACGCTTTACCGTCGAGCATGGCCGCGGTGCCATCGAATGGTTGCTGTCGCTGGGAGTCCCTTTCACGCTGGATGCCCGGGAAGACGCACCCTACCCCTACCACCTGACCCGGGAGGGCGGCCACGGGGCGCGGCGCATCATCCATGCCGCCGATGCGACCGGCCAAGCGCTGATCGAGACCCTGCTCGAGCATGCCCGCCGTCATCCTGCTATCACGCTGCGCGACGACCTCGGCGCCATCAGCCTGCTGCAAGATGCGAGCGGTGCCTGCCGCGGCGCCCGTTGCCTCGATCGACAAGGCAGCATCGAAGACATTACAGCCGCCGAGACGGTACTCGCCACCGGCGGTGCCAGCGGGCTCTGGCGCCACACCACCAGCCCACTACCGGCCTGCGGCGAGGGCATGGCGATGGCCGCCGAGCTAGGGGCCAGGCTGATGAACCTTGAGTTCCAGCAGTTTCACCCCACCTGCCTATACGACCCCGAGGGCACTCCTTTCCTGATCAGCGAGGCAGTGCGCGGCGAGGGCGGCATTCTGACCACGCTCGACGGCCATCGCTTCATGCCCGACATTGACTCGCGAGCCGAGCTGGCGCCTCGGGATATCGTGGCTCGCGCCATCGACGCCCAAATGCAGGAAACCGGTGCCAGTCATGTACTGCTGGACATCAGCCACCTGCCGGCGACCGCCCTCCAGGCACACTTCCCGACCATTCATGCCCACTGCCTGGGCCGCGGGATCGACATCACCCGACAGCCGATTCCGGTGGTGCCCGCCGCCCACTATAGCTGTGGCGGCGTGGCCACCGACCTCGACGGCCGCACCGGGGTAGAGGGATTATTCGCCATCGGCGAGGTGGCCTGCACCGGCCTGCACGGCGCCAACCGCATGGCCAGCAACTCCCTGCTGGAGTGCCTGGTATTCGCGCGAGCCGCCGCCGAGTCTCTCAAAGCCACGTCGCCAGAGCCTTCAGAACATGCTTCTCTGTCACGACAGCCCGAACTCGATGTGCCTGCCGACAACCGCACAGAGGCTCCTCGGCAGCATATCGATAGGTTATTCCAGCGACTGAGGGCGATCATGAGCCGACGCGTGGGCATCGTGCGAGACGATGCCGGACTTGGCCATGCCGAAAACGATATCGCCGGGCTCATCACGGAAAGCCGCGAACTGTGTCAGACCCATGCACCGGCCCTCCACCTGGCGAGCCTATGGCATGCAGTACGCCTGGCGGGCATGACCGTTCAGGCGGCCCAAGGGCGAGAGGAGTCTCGCGGCCTGCACTTTAACCGCGACCATTCCCACCAAGCACCAGGCAAAGCGCTTGCGTCGAGCGTTCAGTTGCCCGCCCAATGGCGGAACTAG